From Vigna radiata var. radiata cultivar VC1973A unplaced genomic scaffold, Vradiata_ver6 scaffold_23, whole genome shotgun sequence, the proteins below share one genomic window:
- the LOC106778517 gene encoding putative nuclease HARBI1: MEEELDLSYSEREDIDDDVLGVDFNIISIIRRHLEITTALAAVTILCIVAHALSILEMYWSDSSSVSISLPERDRRREKLMSYLVHKNRCRDIIRMGPEAFIKLCEKVRSTELVKDAIRSTVEQQVAQFLHNVGHNVKNRSVAFFFHRSGSTVSRHFHNVLDAVISLESEFLIQPSGNEVQPYILNNNRFYPYFKDCLGAIDGTHVRVKVPRSDAPRFRGRKDWPTKNVFAACDFDMKFTYVLAGWEGKYYLGDAGFMLKSTVLTPYRGVRYHLKEYTHRGPQNARELFNHRHSSLRNVIERTFGVLKKRFPIIGSGTETHYDLETMTEIILACCILHNFLRSVDHDDPLLDEVDNELNERKEHNVSLSQVREEDHRMGSSIRDAIADHMWRDYQNS; this comes from the exons atggaagaagaattagatttaTCATATTCAGAGCGTGAAGATATAGATGATGATGTGCTTGGCGTAGACTtcaatattatatcaattataagAAGACACTTAGAAATAACCACTGCTTTAGCTGCGGTAACAATTTTATGCATTGTTGCACACGCGTTGAGTATCTTGGAAATGTACTGGAGTGATTCTAGTAGTGTAAGTATTTCCCTACCAGAAAGAGATCGTCGTAGGGAGAAATTAATGTCATATCTTGTGCACAAAAATCGGTGCCGCGACATTATTAGGATGGGTCCAGAGGCATTTATTAAACTTTGTGAAAAAGTAAGATCAACTGAGTTAGTTAAGGACGCCATTCGGTCGACAGTGGAGCAACAAGTGGCTCAATTTCTTCATAACGTTGGCCATAATGTTAAGAATCGAAGTGTGGCTTTTTTCTTCCATCGATCGGGTTCGACGGTTAGCAGACACTTTCACAATGTCTTGGATGCAGTTATAAGTTTGGAATCTGAATTTCTGATTCAACCCTCAGGAAATGAGGTTCAACCATATATCTTGAACAACAATCGATTTTACCCGTACTTTAAG GATTGTTTAGGGGCCATAGACGGTACTCATGTTCGTGTAAAGGTCCCAAGATCTGATGCTCCGAGATttcgaggaagaaaagattggcCAACTAAAAATGTGTTCGCCGCATGtgattttgacatgaaattCACATATGTTCTTGCTGGGTGGGAAG GCAAATACTACCTCGGTGATGCTGGATTTATGTTAAAAAGCACAGTTTTGACTCCATATAGAGGCGTCAGATATCACCTTAAGGAATATACACACAGAGGACCACAAAATGCACGGGAGTTGTTTAATCATCGACATTCATCGTTGAGAAATGTTATCGAAAGAACTTTTGGTGTGTTGAAAAAAAGATTCCCTATCATTGGAAGTGGCACTGAAACACACTATGATTTGGAGACGATGACAGAGATTATCTTAGCATGTTGTATCTTACACAACTTCCTTCGTAGCGTGGATCATGATGACCCATTACTTGATGAAGTTGATAAtgagttgaatgaaagaaaagagcATAATGTTTCATTGTCTCAAGTTAGGGAAGAGGATCATAGGATGGGTAGTAGTATTAGAGATGCCATAGCAGATCATATGTGGCGAGATTATCAGAActcttag